In Georgenia soli, a genomic segment contains:
- the glmU gene encoding bifunctional UDP-N-acetylglucosamine diphosphorylase/glucosamine-1-phosphate N-acetyltransferase GlmU, with product MKSRTPKVLHGIGGRSLLGHALTAARALEPHRLAVVVRHERDAVAAHALEIDDDAMVVDQDEVPGTGRAVQCALGALDAATHAASLVHDEPGHGGELAARELEGAVVVMAGDTPLLDAGTLAELLRAHDEDGNAVTVLTTTVENPFGYGRILREEGAVVGVVEERDATPEQREIREINTSTYVFDAAVLREALGAVDQDNDQGEVYLTDVVALAHRKGLSVRAISVDDSWLVEGVNDRAQLAALGAELNRRTVESWMREGVTVVDPATTWIDVEVELARDVAILPGTQLHGATRVGEGSTIGPDTTLTDVTVGAGVTVVRTHGSDAVLEDGATVGPFAFLRPGTHLGPRGKIGTFVETKNAQIGAGSKVPHLTYVGDAEIGEESNIGASSVFVNYDGVHKHRTVIGSHARTGSDNMFVAPVTVGDGAYTGAGTTIREDVPPGALSVTGASQRIIEGWVLRRRPGTPAAAAAEKALSDGGAGLSPQARAERERSADGGATTPRDQQAPGNTDEGDTQR from the coding sequence ATGAAGTCCCGCACCCCCAAGGTGCTCCACGGCATCGGCGGCCGGAGCCTCCTGGGCCACGCCCTGACGGCCGCCCGGGCCCTCGAGCCCCACCGGCTCGCCGTCGTCGTCCGCCACGAGCGCGACGCCGTCGCCGCCCACGCGCTCGAGATCGACGACGACGCCATGGTCGTCGACCAGGACGAGGTCCCCGGCACCGGCCGTGCCGTCCAGTGCGCGCTCGGCGCGCTCGACGCCGCCACCCACGCGGCCTCGCTGGTCCACGACGAACCCGGCCACGGCGGGGAGCTGGCTGCCCGCGAGCTCGAGGGCGCCGTCGTCGTCATGGCCGGCGACACCCCGCTGCTCGACGCCGGCACGCTCGCCGAGCTGCTGCGCGCCCACGACGAGGACGGCAACGCCGTCACCGTGCTGACCACGACCGTGGAGAACCCGTTCGGGTACGGGCGCATCCTGCGCGAGGAGGGCGCCGTCGTCGGTGTCGTCGAGGAGCGCGACGCCACCCCGGAGCAGCGTGAGATCCGCGAGATCAACACCTCCACCTACGTCTTCGACGCCGCGGTGCTGCGCGAGGCGCTCGGCGCCGTGGACCAGGACAACGACCAGGGCGAGGTCTACCTCACCGACGTCGTCGCCCTCGCTCACCGCAAGGGGCTCAGCGTCAGGGCGATCTCCGTCGACGACTCCTGGCTCGTCGAGGGCGTGAACGACCGCGCGCAGCTCGCCGCGCTCGGCGCCGAGCTCAACCGCCGCACCGTCGAGAGCTGGATGCGCGAGGGCGTCACGGTCGTCGACCCCGCGACCACCTGGATCGACGTCGAGGTTGAGCTCGCCCGCGACGTCGCCATCCTGCCCGGCACCCAGCTCCACGGCGCCACCCGGGTCGGCGAGGGCTCGACCATCGGCCCCGACACGACGCTCACGGACGTGACCGTCGGCGCCGGCGTCACCGTGGTCCGCACGCACGGCTCGGACGCGGTGCTCGAGGACGGCGCCACCGTGGGCCCGTTCGCCTTCCTCCGCCCCGGCACCCATCTCGGGCCCAGGGGCAAGATCGGCACGTTCGTCGAGACGAAGAACGCCCAGATCGGCGCCGGCTCGAAGGTGCCGCACCTGACCTACGTCGGCGACGCCGAGATCGGCGAGGAGTCGAACATCGGCGCCTCCTCCGTGTTCGTCAACTACGACGGCGTGCACAAGCACCGCACCGTCATCGGCTCCCACGCCCGCACCGGCTCGGACAACATGTTCGTCGCGCCCGTCACCGTCGGCGACGGCGCCTACACCGGTGCCGGCACCACGATCCGCGAGGACGTCCCCCCGGGCGCCCTGTCCGTCACCGGCGCCTCCCAGCGCATCATCGAGGGCTGGGTGCTCCGCCGTCGTCCCGGCACGCCCGCCGCGGCGGCCGCCGAGAAGGCTCTCTCCGACGGCGGGGCCGGGCTCTCCCCGCAGGCGCGCGCCGAGCGCGAGCGATCCGCCGACGGCGGCGCCACCACTCCCCGGGACCAGCAGGCACCCGGCAACACCGACGAAGGGGACACCCAGCGATGA
- a CDS encoding TetR/AcrR family transcriptional regulator codes for MTGSQRREQLVDVSRALFASKGFEGTSVEEIAARAKVSKPVVYEHFGGKEGIYAVVVDREVQRLLGMLTEQLSSGGHPKLIVERSALALLDYIEENTDGFRILVRDSPVAQATGTFSSLIGDVASQVEHILAAQFRARRLDPAAAPMYAQMLVGLIALTGQWWLEARHPAKTEVAAHIVNLAWNGLSGLERSPRLTTTLEKR; via the coding sequence ATGACCGGCAGCCAGCGACGTGAGCAGCTGGTCGACGTCTCGCGCGCGCTCTTCGCGAGCAAGGGGTTCGAGGGCACGAGCGTGGAGGAGATCGCCGCCCGCGCCAAGGTGTCCAAGCCCGTGGTGTACGAGCACTTCGGCGGCAAGGAGGGCATCTACGCCGTCGTCGTCGACCGCGAGGTCCAGCGCCTCCTCGGCATGCTCACCGAGCAGCTCAGCTCCGGCGGGCACCCCAAGCTGATCGTGGAGCGGTCCGCGCTGGCGCTGCTGGACTACATCGAGGAGAACACCGACGGGTTCCGGATCCTGGTGCGCGACTCCCCCGTGGCCCAGGCGACCGGCACCTTCTCCTCCCTGATCGGCGACGTCGCCAGCCAGGTGGAGCACATCCTCGCCGCGCAGTTCCGCGCCCGGCGGCTCGACCCCGCGGCGGCCCCCATGTACGCACAGATGCTCGTCGGCCTCATCGCGCTGACGGGCCAGTGGTGGCTCGAGGCACGCCACCCGGCCAAGACCGAGGTGGCGGCGCACATCGTCAACCTGGCGTGGAACGGGTTGTCGGGGCTGGAGCGGTCACCGCGCCTGACGACGACGCTCGAGAAGCGCTGA
- a CDS encoding MarR family winged helix-turn-helix transcriptional regulator has product MSAAQPTGDGTAPGDDRPRDEVDRIVDAWQRERPDLQPMPLHVFSRVTRLARHLDLTRRSAFAEHGVEAWEFDVLSALRRAGEPYELTPGRLIAETLVSSGTMTNRIDRMVAHGLVVRAADASDRRVVKVRLTPEGRRRVDAAMSQLLESERALLAVLPEGDRQRLSDSLRSLLIPFES; this is encoded by the coding sequence ATGAGTGCAGCGCAGCCGACCGGGGACGGCACTGCCCCCGGCGACGACCGGCCCCGGGACGAGGTGGACCGGATCGTCGACGCGTGGCAGCGCGAGCGTCCGGACCTCCAGCCGATGCCGCTGCACGTGTTCTCCCGCGTCACGAGGCTGGCCCGCCACCTCGACCTGACCCGGCGCTCCGCGTTCGCCGAGCACGGGGTGGAGGCGTGGGAGTTCGACGTCCTCTCCGCCCTGCGGCGCGCGGGCGAGCCGTACGAGCTCACCCCGGGCCGGCTCATCGCCGAGACGCTGGTCTCCTCCGGCACGATGACCAACCGGATCGACCGCATGGTCGCGCACGGCCTGGTGGTCCGCGCCGCGGACGCCTCCGACCGGCGCGTCGTCAAGGTCCGGCTGACACCCGAGGGCAGGCGGCGGGTGGACGCGGCGATGTCCCAGCTCCTCGAGTCGGAGCGTGCCCTGCTGGCGGTGCTGCCCGAGGGCGACCGTCAGCGTCTGAGCGACTCGCTGCGCTCCCTGCTCATCCCGTTCGAGAGCTGA
- a CDS encoding SurA N-terminal domain-containing protein, translating to MRKKTLLAALLGLSLFGLTACADDGGQATPEATSSEQSTAEGQAGEQPAMPEPDLEGVPDVVAEVDGHEIGKEEFVQAYEGQFQQMALQAQMSGQEIDQDQLKQQTVESLVGTQLLIQEAERRNFTASEEQVDATLEEIAKANGMGSADELVTALGEQGLSEEEVRTQAATQTQLDQLVADEAGDVTPTEDELRKLYDESVAQLPAAPEGEEQPTPPTFEEARPQLEQQLKSQKEGEVVQALVTSLREGADVKVNLK from the coding sequence ATGCGGAAGAAGACGTTGCTGGCGGCGCTGCTCGGGCTGTCGTTGTTCGGCCTGACCGCCTGCGCGGACGACGGCGGGCAGGCGACCCCTGAGGCCACCTCGAGCGAGCAGAGCACCGCCGAGGGGCAGGCGGGCGAGCAGCCGGCGATGCCGGAGCCCGACCTCGAGGGCGTCCCGGACGTCGTCGCCGAGGTGGACGGCCACGAGATCGGCAAGGAGGAGTTCGTCCAGGCCTACGAGGGGCAGTTCCAGCAGATGGCGCTGCAGGCCCAGATGTCCGGGCAGGAGATCGACCAGGACCAGCTCAAGCAGCAGACCGTCGAGTCGCTCGTGGGCACCCAGCTGCTGATCCAGGAGGCCGAGCGGCGGAACTTCACGGCGTCCGAGGAGCAGGTCGACGCCACCCTGGAGGAGATCGCGAAGGCGAACGGGATGGGCTCGGCCGACGAGCTCGTCACCGCCCTCGGCGAGCAGGGGCTGAGCGAGGAGGAGGTCCGGACGCAGGCCGCCACCCAGACCCAGCTCGACCAGCTCGTGGCCGACGAGGCAGGGGACGTCACCCCGACCGAGGACGAGCTGCGCAAGCTCTACGACGAGTCGGTCGCCCAGCTCCCGGCCGCGCCGGAGGGCGAGGAGCAGCCCACGCCTCCCACGTTCGAGGAGGCCCGGCCCCAGCTCGAGCAGCAGCTGAAGTCCCAGAAGGAGGGCGAGGTCGTCCAGGCGCTGGTGACCTCCCTGCGCGAGGGGGCCGACGTGAAGGTCAACCTGAAGTGA
- a CDS encoding ABC-F family ATP-binding cassette domain-containing protein produces MAHLIGMEGMGVALGARPIFADVTLGLDDGMRVGVLGRNGAGKSTLLKILAGTATADTGRVTRAGGTRVAVLDQADALPAGTSVRDIVHPGVDEHVWASQSSVRDIHAGLLADVSLDADVAPLSGGQRRRVALARVLTEEAEVLVLDEPTNHLDVEGVDWLARHVQERYRRGEGALVVVTHDRWFLDAVCTRVWDVVPGHDGPGGRAPVPGHIEVYDGGYAAYVLARAERQRTAALAEEKRANLLRKELAWLRRGAPARTSKPKFRLDAAAELIADEPPPRDPLELTRLATTRLGKDVLDLEDVTVTYPLRPGERADGATGAGTRTILDGITWRLAPGERVGLVGVNGAGKSTLLRLLAGTQEPTAGRVRRGKTVQVRTLSQETRELDEVAHLRVIEAVEEVRGRVEVGGKELTAGQLVERLGFTRERAWTPVADLSGGERRRLQLLRLLVAEPNVLLLDEPTNDLDTDTLAAVEDLLDGWPGTLVVVSHDRYLLERVTDHQLALLGDGRLRDLPGGIDEYLRLRHELEGTGQAGAPGQATGAAPSGGSVTSESARTAARTGTAATADEAPSAADQRAARKEMARLERQLARASARIEQLHAQLAEASAGGDVETLTRLAAEAREAEKQHTALEEEWLVAAEVAE; encoded by the coding sequence GTGGCCCATCTGATCGGCATGGAGGGCATGGGCGTCGCGCTCGGCGCCCGCCCCATCTTCGCGGACGTCACCCTCGGCCTCGACGACGGCATGCGCGTCGGCGTGCTCGGCCGCAACGGCGCCGGCAAGTCCACCCTGCTGAAGATCCTCGCCGGCACCGCTACCGCCGACACCGGCCGCGTCACCCGGGCCGGCGGCACGCGCGTGGCCGTGCTGGACCAGGCCGACGCGCTGCCCGCCGGCACCAGCGTGCGCGACATCGTCCACCCGGGCGTCGACGAGCACGTCTGGGCCTCGCAGTCGAGCGTGCGGGACATCCACGCCGGCCTCCTCGCCGACGTCTCCCTCGACGCCGACGTCGCCCCCCTCTCCGGCGGGCAGCGCCGCCGGGTCGCGCTCGCCCGGGTGCTCACCGAGGAGGCCGAGGTGCTCGTCCTCGACGAGCCCACGAACCACCTCGACGTCGAGGGCGTGGACTGGCTCGCCCGGCACGTCCAGGAGCGTTACCGCCGCGGCGAGGGCGCCCTCGTCGTCGTCACCCACGACCGCTGGTTCCTCGACGCCGTGTGCACCCGGGTGTGGGATGTCGTCCCCGGGCACGACGGCCCCGGCGGCCGAGCCCCCGTCCCGGGGCACATCGAGGTCTACGACGGCGGGTACGCCGCGTACGTCCTCGCCCGCGCCGAGCGGCAGCGCACCGCCGCGCTCGCCGAGGAGAAGCGCGCGAACCTGCTGCGCAAGGAGCTCGCCTGGCTGCGCCGCGGCGCACCGGCCCGCACCTCCAAGCCGAAGTTCCGCCTCGACGCCGCCGCCGAGCTCATCGCCGACGAGCCGCCCCCGCGCGACCCTCTCGAGCTGACCCGGCTCGCCACCACCAGGCTCGGCAAGGACGTCCTTGACCTCGAGGACGTCACCGTCACCTACCCGCTCCGCCCGGGAGAGAGGGCCGACGGCGCGACCGGGGCCGGGACGCGCACGATCCTCGACGGCATCACCTGGCGCCTCGCGCCGGGGGAGCGCGTCGGGCTCGTCGGCGTCAACGGCGCGGGGAAGTCCACCCTGCTGCGCCTCCTCGCCGGCACGCAGGAGCCGACCGCCGGCCGCGTGAGGCGCGGCAAGACCGTGCAGGTGCGCACCCTGTCGCAGGAGACGCGCGAGCTCGACGAGGTCGCCCACCTGCGCGTGATCGAGGCGGTGGAGGAGGTCCGGGGCCGCGTCGAGGTGGGCGGCAAGGAGCTCACCGCCGGCCAGCTCGTCGAGCGGCTCGGGTTCACCCGCGAGCGCGCGTGGACGCCGGTCGCCGACCTCTCCGGCGGCGAACGGCGCCGGCTGCAGCTGCTCCGGCTCCTCGTCGCCGAGCCCAACGTGCTGCTGCTCGACGAGCCCACGAACGACCTGGACACCGACACGCTTGCCGCGGTCGAGGACCTCCTGGACGGCTGGCCCGGCACCCTGGTCGTGGTCTCCCACGACAGGTACCTCCTCGAACGGGTCACCGACCACCAGCTGGCCCTGCTCGGCGACGGCCGCCTGCGCGACCTGCCGGGCGGGATCGACGAGTACCTGCGCCTGCGCCACGAGCTGGAGGGGACCGGCCAGGCCGGGGCGCCCGGGCAGGCCACCGGGGCTGCGCCGTCGGGAGGAAGCGTGACGTCGGAGAGCGCCCGGACGGCGGCGAGGACGGGCACGGCGGCGACGGCGGACGAGGCCCCCAGCGCCGCCGACCAGCGGGCGGCACGCAAGGAGATGGCGCGCCTGGAGCGTCAGCTCGCCAGGGCGTCGGCCCGCATCGAGCAGCTGCACGCCCAGCTCGCCGAGGCGTCGGCCGGCGGCGACGTCGAGACGCTGACCCGCCTGGCCGCCGAGGCCAGGGAGGCGGAGAAGCAGCACACGGCGCTCGAGGAGGAGTGGCTCGTGGCCGCCGAGGTCGCGGAGTAG